One segment of Rhodopirellula baltica SH 1 DNA contains the following:
- a CDS encoding signal peptidase II, with protein MNSAKVNPSGHAPTPAPTASQGAAFPANRYALFFGLAIAGGALDLWSKEAIFRWRGLPGTQDVYWIIEGYFGIETAVNIGAVFGLGAGQGLVFAAISVFAAAAIIAWLFFFKAARSCWLTFALGCITGGIIGNLYDRLGFWWKPGLPDQWQSGVRDWILWQASDQWKWPNFNIADSLLVTGAIMLLVQSFFFPPPPHGEADGNELPGRRAPDEPTEGTKPAAS; from the coding sequence ATGAATTCAGCCAAAGTGAATCCTTCCGGACACGCCCCCACCCCAGCGCCAACCGCTAGCCAGGGGGCAGCGTTTCCCGCCAACCGCTATGCATTGTTTTTCGGCCTCGCCATTGCTGGTGGCGCATTGGACCTGTGGAGCAAAGAGGCCATCTTCCGTTGGCGTGGTTTGCCGGGAACCCAAGACGTTTATTGGATCATCGAAGGTTACTTCGGGATTGAAACCGCGGTGAACATCGGCGCGGTCTTCGGTTTGGGAGCTGGCCAAGGTTTGGTTTTCGCGGCGATCTCAGTCTTTGCCGCTGCGGCAATCATCGCTTGGCTGTTCTTCTTCAAGGCCGCGCGATCGTGTTGGTTGACGTTCGCACTCGGATGCATCACCGGAGGCATCATCGGCAACCTTTACGACCGTCTAGGATTTTGGTGGAAACCGGGACTGCCGGATCAATGGCAAAGCGGCGTTCGCGATTGGATTCTTTGGCAGGCATCCGATCAATGGAAATGGCCCAACTTCAACATTGCGGACTCTTTGTTGGTTACCGGAGCGATCATGTTGTTGGTTCAATCATTCTTCTTCCCGCCACCACCGCACGGTGAAGCCGACGGCAATGAGT
- a CDS encoding thioredoxin family protein, whose amino-acid sequence MTSYPRPASLAVTSIAAAGIGLASLFFIGCNVPNNPGPTVNVPAEAIQQVVGSAGDQDLVLVKFGAPWCGPCRQIDKELESLEPTLAGEVRVVKIDVGEQPEVAAQFGIEGIPRMFLVRNGKVLADEVGYRSESELRSWVASHQ is encoded by the coding sequence ATGACGTCCTATCCTCGCCCCGCTTCACTTGCCGTGACTTCCATTGCGGCTGCAGGTATCGGTCTGGCTTCGTTGTTCTTCATCGGGTGCAACGTCCCCAACAACCCCGGGCCGACGGTGAACGTCCCCGCCGAAGCCATCCAACAGGTTGTCGGTTCAGCAGGCGATCAAGATTTGGTGCTCGTCAAATTTGGTGCGCCATGGTGCGGACCATGTCGGCAGATTGACAAGGAATTGGAATCGCTTGAACCGACTCTCGCGGGGGAGGTTCGTGTGGTGAAAATTGATGTGGGAGAGCAACCAGAAGTCGCCGCCCAATTTGGAATCGAAGGCATTCCAAGGATGTTCCTGGTCCGAAACGGCAAGGTCTTGGCGGACGAAGTGGGCTATCGATCGGAATCTGAGCTCCGAAGTTGGGTCGCCAGTCACCAGTGA
- a CDS encoding DUF1571 domain-containing protein, translated as MNTPRRQFLGLAGGLLAGGLSQSTLFGQDPQWTKPVHRVANAALSAQKAAPAAPVSSAKADLVRGLEMARQSLTRSKTEVNDYTAILVKRERIGDTVGEHEYMSIKVRNRKEANGRLVQPFSVYLSFLKPSSVKGREVIYVENQNNGNIVAHEGGFKGRFLPTVSIPPTGMLAMRGQRYPMTEIGVENMILKLIERGEKALQFEDVHAEFRKGARLKDRSCTVLQLTQPTRRPDAEFHTAQVFMDDELDMPIRYIAYDWPNNADGRGEVIEEYNYLNLKVNVGLTDADFDPYNKDYNFHS; from the coding sequence ATGAATACACCCCGTCGTCAATTTTTGGGACTCGCCGGCGGACTGCTGGCCGGTGGACTCTCTCAATCAACTCTCTTTGGGCAAGACCCCCAGTGGACCAAGCCGGTTCACCGAGTCGCCAACGCCGCCCTATCCGCACAAAAAGCTGCACCGGCCGCCCCGGTCAGTTCCGCGAAAGCCGACTTAGTTCGTGGCTTGGAAATGGCTCGTCAATCGCTGACGCGTTCCAAAACGGAAGTCAACGATTACACCGCGATCCTGGTCAAACGAGAACGCATCGGTGACACCGTTGGCGAACACGAATACATGTCGATCAAGGTTCGCAACCGCAAAGAGGCCAATGGTCGTCTGGTGCAACCATTCAGCGTTTACCTGTCGTTCCTGAAACCAAGCTCGGTGAAAGGTCGCGAAGTCATCTACGTTGAGAATCAAAACAATGGCAACATTGTCGCTCACGAAGGCGGCTTCAAAGGCCGCTTCTTGCCAACTGTCTCGATTCCGCCGACCGGGATGCTTGCCATGCGTGGCCAGCGATATCCGATGACCGAAATCGGTGTCGAGAACATGATTTTGAAGCTGATCGAACGAGGCGAAAAGGCTCTGCAATTCGAAGACGTCCACGCAGAATTCCGCAAAGGCGCCCGGCTGAAAGATCGTTCGTGCACCGTACTTCAATTGACCCAACCCACCCGTCGTCCGGATGCGGAATTCCATACCGCTCAAGTATTCATGGACGACGAACTGGACATGCCGATCCGCTACATCGCCTATGACTGGCCGAACAACGCGGACGGACGCGGCGAAGTGATCGAGGAGTACAACTACCTCAATCTGAAGGTCAATGTTGGACTGACCGATGCGGATTTCGATCCGTACAACAAGGACTACAACTTCCACTCTTGA
- a CDS encoding serine/threonine-protein kinase → MKRHAMSALADTMELPADYSNPMPSTRSMKFTHSPNDLVLDRYTIRRGIGVGGFGEVYFAVSQAGKEVALKRIQRNLEVELRGVSHCLNLKHLNLVSLHDVCRDADDQAWVVMEYVAGPNLREVLDDAAKSAASDSRNVLPSGMFESQARHWFAGAAAGVAHLHSAGLVHRDIKPGNLFDDNGIVKVGDYGLSKFISASHRSGHTESIGTFHYMAPEIGRGQYGREIDLYALGVILFEMLTGELPFDGETPQEIIVKHLTDSPDLSRVPNQYRNVIHRCLQKDPSKRPRDVAEMLSLASMPADQTPVLAEVVSFDSKEQNGATFCFHPKNNRRSELVGAAGGVASPNADGASMVLNTSTGEEPIARAVRNSFSDARAWWRALETSPGVKLVLAISAVAILLINTHWLLPVLSMVGFFYVPYYVIRHVVLQLSEPTSYSPGATDSRSVPHQNSTAHAVANVRPAGKPVMTKAQVRSLLRTSLSERTRLSRSAEWATSGMTSMIVAGVLLLLSSVIGMRSTPLTPIALAPYVWMALVIWLGAFGLLGIGKFWEGSEGEGLVRRLVSASWGACVGLLAYALGHFLMVPMDEGLGRDIDATVLPVSFYLESGVPKAAAMMGHFALLFALLRMWKPVDPLRRVRLSLWAVTVAVVGEWVVHQIVPVPQPAGMLIAGGVIVMTQLSAPWVKSNAISTI, encoded by the coding sequence ATGAAAAGGCATGCGATGAGTGCTTTGGCCGATACAATGGAACTTCCCGCAGACTACTCGAACCCAATGCCATCAACTCGTTCGATGAAATTCACCCACTCCCCTAACGATCTGGTCCTGGACCGATACACGATTCGTCGTGGCATCGGAGTGGGGGGATTTGGCGAGGTGTATTTCGCGGTCAGCCAAGCGGGCAAGGAAGTCGCACTGAAACGCATCCAGCGAAATCTGGAAGTTGAACTGCGAGGGGTTTCTCACTGTTTGAATCTAAAACACCTGAACTTGGTCTCGCTTCACGACGTGTGTCGGGATGCCGACGACCAAGCCTGGGTGGTGATGGAGTATGTTGCCGGTCCCAACTTGCGAGAAGTATTGGATGACGCGGCCAAGTCCGCCGCATCCGATTCTCGCAATGTGTTGCCCAGCGGCATGTTTGAATCGCAGGCTCGTCACTGGTTCGCCGGAGCCGCGGCCGGCGTTGCCCATTTGCATTCCGCTGGTTTGGTCCACCGTGACATCAAACCTGGCAACTTGTTTGACGACAACGGCATCGTCAAAGTTGGTGACTATGGGCTGAGCAAATTCATTTCGGCGTCTCACAGAAGCGGACATACCGAAAGCATCGGTACGTTCCACTACATGGCACCCGAGATTGGTCGTGGGCAGTACGGTCGCGAAATTGACTTGTATGCACTCGGCGTGATCTTGTTTGAAATGTTGACGGGCGAGTTGCCGTTCGATGGCGAGACTCCCCAAGAGATCATCGTTAAGCACCTGACTGACTCACCCGATTTATCGCGTGTGCCGAATCAATATCGAAATGTGATCCATCGCTGCTTGCAAAAGGATCCCAGCAAACGTCCTCGTGATGTTGCAGAAATGCTTTCGCTGGCTTCGATGCCGGCCGATCAGACACCCGTTTTAGCGGAAGTGGTTTCGTTCGATTCAAAAGAACAAAACGGCGCTACATTCTGCTTTCATCCAAAGAACAACCGAAGAAGCGAGCTAGTTGGTGCCGCGGGCGGTGTGGCTTCACCAAATGCAGACGGTGCGTCCATGGTATTGAACACATCGACCGGCGAAGAACCCATCGCTCGAGCAGTCCGAAACAGTTTTTCAGATGCACGAGCTTGGTGGCGGGCACTGGAAACATCGCCTGGTGTCAAGCTGGTCTTGGCCATCTCTGCGGTCGCCATTTTGTTGATCAATACGCATTGGTTGTTGCCAGTACTGTCGATGGTTGGGTTCTTCTACGTTCCGTACTACGTGATTCGTCACGTTGTACTGCAACTGTCCGAACCGACGTCGTATTCGCCAGGTGCAACAGATTCGCGAAGTGTGCCGCATCAAAATTCGACGGCTCATGCCGTCGCGAATGTTCGGCCAGCTGGAAAACCAGTCATGACGAAGGCTCAAGTCCGATCACTGCTGAGAACCAGTTTATCTGAACGAACACGGTTGTCGCGTTCGGCGGAATGGGCAACATCGGGAATGACATCGATGATCGTGGCCGGTGTGCTGCTCTTGCTTAGTTCCGTGATCGGAATGCGAAGCACCCCGCTGACACCCATCGCCTTGGCACCTTACGTTTGGATGGCGTTGGTGATTTGGTTGGGGGCGTTTGGATTGCTTGGCATTGGTAAATTCTGGGAAGGCAGTGAAGGCGAAGGATTGGTTCGTCGCCTGGTGTCCGCTTCCTGGGGAGCCTGCGTTGGTCTTCTCGCCTACGCTCTCGGCCATTTCCTAATGGTGCCAATGGATGAAGGATTGGGGCGAGACATCGATGCAACGGTGCTGCCCGTTTCGTTCTATCTGGAATCGGGCGTTCCCAAAGCCGCGGCGATGATGGGGCACTTCGCTCTGCTGTTTGCACTACTTCGCATGTGGAAGCCGGTTGATCCTTTGCGTCGCGTTCGATTGAGTTTGTGGGCGGTCACCGTTGCGGTGGTTGGTGAATGGGTCGTTCATCAAATCGTTCCCGTTCCTCAGCCCGCAGGCATGTTGATTGCCGGCGGCGTGATCGTGATGACACAATTGTCTGCTCCCTGGGTGAAATCCAATGCAATCTCAACAATCTGA
- a CDS encoding leucine-rich repeat domain-containing protein — protein sequence MLDSVSQYRRRTRLTAYAVAALIAVVAVLLNFPWRYTQISERWMGEPFTLVQRAPALEADQITRAGWPWRYQVLVDEGPDGNSKRSTSNVLAARSLANNAPQYWSGWALLADVAFASLLIGLTFWLWCWRGERIAVSETPERTRRKFDIAVASACFLLPAGLVFASNWTAKTQLAIIESSKSRGGYQFTFEAPRFLKKRIPAQLHPCFLRLRTLELYSPTENTLNSLIGIKTLRSVLITDGRLGTHTLDPLRNATELTSLTLNGSPVSNEICEDIRACKRLMFLSLDQCNLTSQMAAPINEMDKLQYVDLRRNPLKLDTISKPEWSTTCRSLLLSRPEPGETGHINLYQWPSLERLSIRSSIRIYNNATLKLTLTNLPSLTEIELDRSQKHSLHAKNLPRFRRILEPIDLMLLYGRNDQLHGLTRFESVDLQDVPNLRRLQCHAADLKELRLSDVGRLKEFYLGVYSYDSQGQITTNSKTVVGDEAWLQQIAKIPSLTKVDLASVHFRPESLEQLATLSYLKQLSIQKCGLKYSDLDWVLSLEKLQSLGIRDCRISAEWLQDCLAKLPRLRMVQADLSDLDQLTIAENLNLVSLDHFEVSKMNRLELRGLPRLRGSIQIRGEIKNVHLVDLPLLDELLVESPWPRKASLEGLTNLRYFGGGGPELNDDVIDQLLEFKQLDHIVLAYPNVSTDRLQALGQYRYLTGLEIPGCRVDDEVTSHWTKLLRLRVANFDDTQVSLPTFEWLHAIPSLRRLSIARVPLSPDSRRMVSTLYQLSSLNLSGCDFPAEDLQRLLAAGNLEALDLTGCELSESHLNTLANSQSLRRVVLKDCSLDPKQIANLLRVNPRLTLDLGVHDQTFFVNFAPPYHTRLIGCRVRKRAFSMPKVSTSDYLTSANSMNLDDSAFPYELSEEVIRDDDTPDVSLASNSSNDDDDEDQRQDVVVDLAEFRMQSERAFSTELFRAANELTAQK from the coding sequence TTGTTGGATTCAGTCTCGCAGTATCGCCGTCGCACTCGGCTGACAGCTTATGCCGTTGCCGCTCTGATCGCCGTTGTAGCGGTCCTTCTTAACTTTCCATGGCGATACACGCAGATCAGTGAGCGTTGGATGGGCGAACCATTCACGCTCGTGCAACGCGCGCCCGCCTTAGAAGCGGATCAAATCACCCGGGCCGGTTGGCCGTGGCGGTATCAAGTTTTGGTCGACGAAGGTCCAGACGGCAATTCGAAACGATCTACCAGCAATGTTCTCGCGGCACGTTCGCTTGCAAACAACGCCCCGCAGTATTGGTCCGGATGGGCGTTGCTGGCCGACGTTGCCTTCGCTTCCCTATTGATCGGTCTTACGTTTTGGCTGTGGTGCTGGAGAGGTGAACGCATCGCGGTATCTGAAACGCCTGAGCGAACTCGTCGAAAGTTTGACATCGCCGTCGCCTCGGCCTGCTTCCTTTTGCCGGCCGGTTTGGTTTTCGCGAGCAACTGGACCGCCAAAACACAATTGGCGATTATCGAATCGTCAAAGTCGCGTGGTGGCTATCAATTCACCTTCGAAGCACCTCGCTTTTTGAAAAAGCGAATCCCGGCACAACTGCATCCGTGCTTTTTGCGGCTTCGCACTTTGGAGCTTTATTCACCGACCGAAAACACACTGAACTCGCTTATCGGAATCAAGACCTTGCGATCGGTCCTGATCACGGATGGTCGACTAGGAACACATACGCTCGATCCACTTCGCAATGCCACCGAACTGACCAGCCTGACTTTGAACGGATCTCCCGTATCAAACGAGATTTGCGAAGACATTCGAGCTTGCAAACGGTTGATGTTTCTCAGCTTGGACCAGTGCAATCTGACATCTCAGATGGCGGCCCCCATCAATGAGATGGACAAACTGCAGTACGTTGATCTACGCAGAAACCCGCTGAAGTTGGATACGATTTCAAAACCAGAATGGTCAACCACCTGTCGTTCGTTGCTACTGAGTCGCCCTGAGCCAGGTGAAACAGGGCATATAAATCTCTATCAATGGCCCAGTCTGGAACGGTTGTCCATTCGAAGTTCAATTCGCATTTACAACAATGCGACCCTCAAGTTGACGCTTACGAACCTGCCGTCGCTGACCGAAATCGAACTGGACCGTTCGCAAAAGCATTCGCTGCACGCAAAGAACCTGCCGCGATTCCGGCGGATCTTAGAACCGATCGATCTGATGCTTTTGTACGGCCGTAACGACCAATTGCACGGGCTTACACGATTCGAAAGCGTCGATCTCCAAGATGTTCCCAATCTCCGACGATTGCAGTGCCACGCCGCCGATTTGAAAGAACTTCGGCTATCGGATGTGGGTCGCCTGAAGGAGTTCTACTTGGGTGTGTACTCTTACGACTCACAAGGGCAGATCACAACCAATTCGAAAACGGTCGTTGGTGACGAAGCTTGGCTGCAGCAAATCGCGAAAATACCTTCGTTGACCAAGGTCGACTTGGCGAGCGTTCACTTCCGGCCTGAGTCTCTCGAACAACTTGCAACCCTTTCGTATCTGAAACAGCTCAGCATTCAAAAGTGCGGACTGAAGTATTCGGATCTCGACTGGGTGTTGAGTTTAGAAAAGCTTCAGTCGCTTGGCATCCGTGACTGCCGAATCTCGGCCGAGTGGCTTCAGGATTGCTTGGCAAAGCTTCCGAGGTTACGAATGGTCCAAGCCGACCTTTCCGATCTGGATCAACTGACCATCGCGGAGAACCTAAATTTGGTTTCGCTCGATCACTTCGAGGTTTCCAAGATGAACCGATTGGAACTGAGGGGTCTTCCCCGGCTACGGGGTTCCATTCAAATTCGCGGCGAGATCAAAAATGTGCATTTGGTCGATTTACCGCTTCTCGATGAGTTACTGGTCGAAAGCCCGTGGCCTCGAAAGGCGAGCTTGGAAGGCTTGACCAACCTGCGTTATTTCGGTGGTGGTGGGCCTGAGCTGAACGATGACGTGATCGATCAACTGCTAGAGTTCAAGCAGCTTGACCACATCGTGCTGGCGTATCCGAATGTCTCCACTGACCGATTACAAGCTTTGGGGCAGTACAGGTATCTGACCGGCCTGGAGATCCCAGGTTGTCGCGTGGACGACGAGGTGACATCACACTGGACCAAACTTCTTCGTCTCCGCGTCGCGAATTTCGATGACACACAGGTGTCATTGCCAACATTCGAATGGTTGCATGCGATTCCATCGTTACGCCGGCTATCCATTGCGCGGGTCCCCTTGAGCCCTGACTCTCGACGCATGGTCAGCACTCTGTACCAACTGTCTTCCTTGAACTTAAGCGGATGCGATTTCCCAGCCGAGGATTTGCAACGACTTCTTGCTGCAGGCAACCTCGAGGCTCTCGACCTGACCGGGTGCGAACTTAGTGAATCGCATCTCAACACGTTGGCCAACTCGCAATCCCTTCGTCGCGTTGTCCTAAAAGATTGCTCGTTGGACCCCAAACAAATCGCCAATCTGCTTCGGGTGAATCCTCGGCTGACCTTGGATTTGGGTGTTCACGACCAAACGTTCTTCGTCAACTTCGCGCCTCCGTATCACACCCGTTTGATCGGTTGTCGTGTTCGCAAGCGTGCCTTTTCAATGCCGAAGGTCAGCACCAGTGACTACCTGACGTCCGCGAACTCGATGAACCTTGACGATTCCGCTTTCCCGTACGAGTTGAGCGAAGAAGTCATCAGGGACGACGACACCCCTGACGTGAGCCTCGCATCGAATAGTTCGAACGACGACGACGACGAAGACCAACGTCAAGATGTTGTCGTTGATTTGGCGGAGTTTCGGATGCAGTCCGAAAGAGCATTCTCTACCGAACTGTTTCGGGCCGCGAATGAATTGACGGCCCAGAAATAA
- a CDS encoding single-stranded DNA-binding protein, whose amino-acid sequence MTSARNPSQEKIQKQLLDAASELSDEVDQLQFAEPVTHVYNPLRYAWNLHQQYVRQIGADAHVLFLGMNPGPWGMAQSGVPFGEIDSVVQWMGLKGEVERPSNEHSKRPIEGLNCSRSEVSGRRLWGLISERYPEPSNFFQQHFVANYCPLVFMEESGRNRTPDKLPAAERDALQAVCDAHLKKVIAAAPWTDLVGVGAFAENCLQRVVKSMEQTSVSIHRILHPSPASPAANKDWAGKATSQLVEAQIW is encoded by the coding sequence ATGACGTCAGCTAGAAATCCAAGTCAAGAGAAGATTCAAAAGCAATTGCTCGACGCCGCGAGCGAGCTTTCGGATGAAGTGGATCAACTACAATTCGCTGAACCAGTCACCCACGTTTACAACCCACTGCGATATGCGTGGAACCTTCACCAACAATACGTTCGGCAAATCGGCGCCGATGCTCACGTGTTGTTTCTCGGAATGAACCCGGGGCCATGGGGCATGGCGCAAAGCGGGGTTCCATTCGGTGAAATCGATTCCGTGGTTCAGTGGATGGGTTTGAAAGGCGAAGTCGAACGTCCAAGCAACGAACATTCTAAACGTCCCATCGAAGGATTGAACTGTTCACGCAGCGAAGTCAGTGGGCGTCGGTTGTGGGGATTGATTTCCGAAAGATACCCCGAGCCGTCTAACTTCTTCCAACAACACTTCGTTGCGAATTATTGTCCGCTGGTTTTCATGGAAGAAAGTGGCAGAAACCGAACCCCGGACAAACTGCCCGCCGCCGAAAGAGACGCTTTGCAAGCAGTCTGTGACGCCCACTTGAAAAAGGTCATCGCCGCAGCCCCGTGGACGGATCTGGTTGGCGTGGGCGCGTTCGCGGAAAATTGCCTTCAACGCGTTGTGAAGTCCATGGAGCAAACATCCGTTTCGATCCATCGGATTTTGCATCCCAGCCCCGCATCCCCAGCGGCGAACAAGGATTGGGCGGGAAAAGCGACCAGCCAACTCGTGGAGGCTCAAATTTGGTGA
- a CDS encoding phenylacetate--CoA ligase: protein MLGQSAAVLFCLLSLLRPGCCHDTTINFMEPSRSEFRSMDRDSLRTHQWARLQCVWQGLKESKHPLYQQAVTATPNLHDWNSFESLPFLTKSDLLGNAREEPSKLFTLARRAYSRAHQTSGSRGWPMPIFDTPDDWRWWLKCWQYVLDAADVTPADTVMMAFSFGPFIGFWTANDALVERGCLVVPGGGLSSSARLQMMLDRDCTVVCCTPTYALHLISVANEHGIDLKGSNVSRLIVAGEPGGSVPEIRRAIEEPWGARVVDHAGASELGAWGFPTADDLGLHVIESEFIAEFVVFDEDGRAVRFAEAGEEAELVMTNLGRSGGPIVRYRTGDIVRPVWDHGLECQFVKLDGGAIGRADDMLVIRGVNVFPASIEAIVRQTLPKAEFRMIATRQDHLDQLSIEIEAPGEMNSDAGRLGDLRRLQNAFRERLALRVEIASVPEGSLPRSEGKSKRFVDHR, encoded by the coding sequence ATGCTGGGCCAATCGGCCGCGGTCTTGTTTTGCTTGCTTTCCCTTTTGCGGCCGGGGTGCTGCCACGACACGACGATCAACTTCATGGAACCTTCTCGATCTGAATTCCGCTCGATGGACCGCGACAGCCTTCGGACGCATCAATGGGCTCGGTTGCAATGCGTTTGGCAAGGGCTGAAAGAATCAAAGCATCCGCTTTATCAACAGGCTGTCACCGCGACGCCGAATTTGCATGATTGGAATTCATTCGAATCTTTGCCATTCCTCACCAAATCTGATTTGCTGGGAAACGCTCGTGAGGAACCGTCCAAGCTTTTCACTCTTGCGCGACGAGCCTATTCGCGAGCACACCAGACCAGCGGCTCCCGGGGTTGGCCGATGCCAATTTTTGACACGCCCGATGACTGGCGTTGGTGGTTGAAATGTTGGCAATACGTTTTGGATGCAGCTGATGTCACACCCGCTGACACAGTCATGATGGCGTTTTCGTTCGGACCGTTCATCGGGTTTTGGACCGCCAACGATGCATTGGTCGAGCGTGGTTGCCTCGTCGTTCCGGGTGGTGGCCTGTCTTCATCGGCTCGTTTGCAGATGATGCTCGATCGTGATTGTACGGTCGTGTGTTGCACTCCGACCTACGCTTTGCATTTGATTTCGGTCGCGAATGAACATGGAATCGATTTGAAAGGAAGCAACGTTTCGCGATTGATCGTGGCGGGAGAGCCTGGCGGTAGTGTGCCCGAAATCCGCCGGGCAATCGAAGAACCCTGGGGGGCTCGTGTAGTCGATCATGCTGGAGCGAGCGAGCTTGGAGCGTGGGGATTTCCGACTGCTGATGATCTTGGTTTGCACGTCATTGAGTCAGAGTTCATTGCTGAATTTGTGGTGTTTGACGAAGACGGTCGGGCCGTGCGTTTCGCAGAGGCTGGTGAAGAAGCCGAATTGGTGATGACCAACTTGGGACGCTCTGGTGGACCGATTGTTCGCTATCGAACCGGTGACATTGTCCGACCGGTTTGGGATCACGGTTTGGAATGCCAGTTCGTCAAACTAGACGGGGGTGCGATTGGGCGAGCAGACGACATGCTGGTCATCCGTGGTGTCAACGTTTTTCCCGCCAGCATCGAAGCGATTGTTCGTCAGACGCTGCCTAAGGCGGAATTTCGAATGATCGCGACCCGTCAGGATCATTTAGACCAACTTTCGATCGAAATTGAAGCTCCGGGCGAAATGAACTCTGATGCCGGCAGACTGGGTGATTTGCGAAGACTGCAAAATGCCTTTCGCGAGCGATTGGCCCTGCGTGTTGAGATTGCTTCGGTGCCTGAAGGATCGTTACCACGCTCGGAGGGGAAATCCAAACGCTTTGTGGATCATCGCTGA